A region of the Verrucomicrobiia bacterium genome:
GGCCGTCTCGGAGTTTGTGCGACGGAGTCTGCTGCAGCTTGGGCTGCCCGGGGGCCGGGTGGTTGCCGTGCCGAACGGGATTCCGCTGGAGCGGTACCGGCGGCGGGAGGCGGGGGTGTTACGGGGGGAACTGGGCCTCGGGGCGGATGTTCCGCTGGTGGGCATGGTGGGGCGGTACACGCCCTGGAAGGGGCAGGACCTGTTTTTGAAGGTGGCGCGGGACTGGTGCCGGGACGGGGGTGGGGGACAATTCGTGCTGATGGGAGGGGCCTTCAACGAGGACCAGGGGTACGAGGCGGCGCTGCGGCGGGAGGCCGGCGAGGGGGTCTTGCGGGGGCGGGTGCACTGGGTGGCATTCCGGAGGGAAGTGACGTCGGTGCTGAGCGATCTGGATCTGGTGGTGCATGCATCGAGGAAGCCGGAACCGTTCGGGCGGGTGCTGATCGAAGCGATGGCGGCGGGGGTGCCGGTACTGGCGGCGAGGGCTGGGGCGGTGCCGGAGATCATTTACGAAGGAGTGAACGGGCTGCTGGCCGGGCCGGGCGAGGTGGGGGAGTATCGGCGGCAGATGGAACGAGGGTTGAAGGACAGGTTGCTGCGGGAGCGACTGGTGCGGGAAGGGCTGCGCACGGTCCGCGAACGGTTCACCGTGGAGCGGGTGCGGGACGGGTTTGCGGGGGTGTTTGCAGCGGTGGGAGCGGGGGCGGAGGAAGCGTGAGATCAGAGCCTGCGATGCGCTTTCTGACGGTCAGTCTCGGGTATCCTCCGGAAGTGCCGGGTGGGGCGTGGAAGGTGGCGGAAGCGCAGTCGATGGGGCTGGCGGCACGCGGGCACCGGGTGGAGGTGGTGACGGTCGATCCCCGGGGTGATCTGGAGGAGATGTCATGGCGTGGCGGGGTGCTCATCCACCGTTACCGGGCCGGGGCGGGGCCGTTCTTTGCGCGGTGGCGGTCGGCCAACCGGGCGGCGGCGATGCGGATCCGGGCGTGCCTGGCGGACGACGTGCCGACGGTGATCCTGCAGCACCATGCCTATCTGGAGCCGGCGGTGGCGACGGCGCCGGTTCCGGTGGTGCACACATATCATGGCCCGTGGGCGGAGGAGTACCGGTATGCCTCGGGATTGGAGACTGGCGGCTGGGTCAGGCGGATCGGGCGGGGAATGGTCATGCGGGCCATGCGGCGGGTGGAGAAGAGGGCCTTGCGACGTGCCTCGCGGGTGCTGGTGCTGAGCCGGTCCATGGCGGGCGAGGCGGTCCGGTGGCACGGGCGCCGATTGCCAGAGATGGAGGTGGTGCCCGGGGGGGTGGATGGGGAGCGGTACCGACCGGCGCCCGACCGGGAGGCGGTGCGACGGTCGTGGGGATTGGAGGGGGATGACATTCTGGTGGTGGCGGTGCGGAGGTTGGAGGCGCGGATGGGGCTGGACGTGTTGTTGGATGCATTTGCGGCGGGGGGGGACGGGCATCCGGGGGCGCGGTTGTGGCTGACGGGGAGGGGATCGGCGGAGGGACGGCTGCGGGAGCAGGCGGGGAGGCTGGGGTTGGAGGGGCGGGTTCGGTGGCTGGGGCACCTGGACGAGGCGGATGTCCCGCGGTTGTTGCAGGCGGCGGACGTGGCGGTGATGCCGTCACTGGGATTGGAGGGATTCGGGCTGGCGACCGTCGAGGCGCTGGCGTGCGGGACGCCGGTGCTCGGGTCGCGGGCGGGGGCGACGCCGGAGCTGCTGGAGCCGTTGGGCGGGGAACTGCTATTCGAGGCGGGGTGCGTGGCATCGCTGGCGGGGCGACTGCGGAGGGTGCTGGAGGAACCGGGGCGGCTGCCCTCGCGAGAGCGGTGTGCGGCGTACGGGCGTGGGTTTGAGTGGCGGCGGCAGGTGGAGGCGTGCGAGCGGCTGGGGCTGGCCCTGGTGGAGGGACGAGAGGGATGAAGGTCCTGGTTCTGGGGAAGTACTATCCGCCGCACCACGGGGGGATCGAGACCCTGACGAAAACGTCGTGCGAAGGGTATGCGCGGTGCGGGGATGACGTGAGCTGCGTGGTGGCGAACGACGCTGGGCGGACGGTTCGGGAGGTATTGAATGGGGTGCGGGTCAGGCGCTGTGCGGCGTGGGGGACGGTGTTTTCACTGCCGGTGAGTCCGGGGTATCTGGCTTCGGGACGACAGGAGGGGGACGTGGTTCAGATGCACTTCCCGAATCCGCTGGCGGATCTGGCGTTGTGGCTGGGGCGGCGGGCGGCGCCGTGGGTGGTGACGTACCACAGCGACGTGGTCCGGCAGGCGTCGGTACAGCGGGGGTACCGGCCGCTGATGGACTGGATGCTGGGGCGGGCGGCGCGGATTGTGGTGGCGACGCCGCCGCAGCGGGAGGCGTCGCCGGTGTTGAGGCGGTACCGGGACAAGTGCGAGGTGATCCCGTTTGGATTGGATCTGGAACGGTTTGCCCGGCAGGGGGCGGAGCCGGCGGGAATGGCGGAGGCGTTGGCGGAGGCGGCGGGGCGTCCGGTGCTGCTGAACATCGGGCGACTGGTGGAGTACAAGGGGCAGCGTTACCTGATTGAGGCCCTGCGCGGGTTGGATGCGGTGGGGTGGCTGGTGGGGTCGGGGCCGTTGCGCGGGGAGTTGGAGGAGCAGGCGCGGGGGCTGGGGGTGCGGGACCGGGTGCGTTTCTGGGGGGAGGTGGACGATGAGGCATTGCCGGCGCTGCTGCGGGCCTGCGACGTGTTCGTGCTGCCGTCGATCACGCCGAACGAGGCGTTCGGGCTGGTGCAGGTGGAGGCGATGGCGTGCGGGAAGCCGGTGGTGAGCTGCCGGCTGGAATCCGGAGTGCCGTATGTGAACCGGGATGGGGAGACGGGGTGGGTGGTGGCGCCGGCGGATGCGGAAGCGCTTGCCAGCGCGCTTGAAACCTTGTGCGCTGATCGGGCGCTCCGGGCGCGGTTCGGCGAAGCGGGCCGGCTTCGGGCGCGAGACGAGTTCGCGCTTGAGAAGATGGTCTCGCGGTACCGGGACCTGTTCGCGAGGGTGCGGGCGGAACGACGGGACGGCGGATGAGGACGTATTTCACCGTGCTGCTGCTGGCGATGGGGGTGTCGTTCTTGATGACGCCCATCGCGGCGCGGCTGGCATTCTGGTTGGGCGCGGTGGACCGTCCGGAGGCGAGAAAGATCCATCGCGAGCCTATACCGCGGCTGGGTGGGCTGGCGGTGCTGGCGGGGTTCTGTGTGCCGTGGGTGGCGTTGTATCTCATCGACAACCGGGTGGCGCGCATCTTCCAGGAGCAGCAGGCGCTGGTGCTCACCCTGGTTGGATGCGGGTGCCTGATGTTTGTCGTGGGGATGCTGGACGATGTGGCCGGGCTGAGTGCGGCGCGGAAGCTGGTGTTGCAGGTCGGGATTGCGGCAGGGATGTATG
Encoded here:
- a CDS encoding glycosyltransferase family 4 protein, giving the protein MERVRGGVPRRVLWVDHARRILGGAEVNLVELLGAACGRGDWESVVACDPEGPLDEALGREGVVRVPYRLGDALGTFRAVGRRLPLGRAWRAWRAWLALHDARKTLATLVAEWDPDVVVSCTNKDHFAAGAVCRGAGVPSVWWVNDALSADFFPRTARWLFTVQAWCRATRCVAVSEFVRRSLLQLGLPGGRVVAVPNGIPLERYRRREAGVLRGELGLGADVPLVGMVGRYTPWKGQDLFLKVARDWCRDGGGGQFVLMGGAFNEDQGYEAALRREAGEGVLRGRVHWVAFRREVTSVLSDLDLVVHASRKPEPFGRVLIEAMAAGVPVLAARAGAVPEIIYEGVNGLLAGPGEVGEYRRQMERGLKDRLLRERLVREGLRTVRERFTVERVRDGFAGVFAAVGAGAEEA
- a CDS encoding glycosyltransferase family 4 protein, which translates into the protein MRFLTVSLGYPPEVPGGAWKVAEAQSMGLAARGHRVEVVTVDPRGDLEEMSWRGGVLIHRYRAGAGPFFARWRSANRAAAMRIRACLADDVPTVILQHHAYLEPAVATAPVPVVHTYHGPWAEEYRYASGLETGGWVRRIGRGMVMRAMRRVEKRALRRASRVLVLSRSMAGEAVRWHGRRLPEMEVVPGGVDGERYRPAPDREAVRRSWGLEGDDILVVAVRRLEARMGLDVLLDAFAAGGDGHPGARLWLTGRGSAEGRLREQAGRLGLEGRVRWLGHLDEADVPRLLQAADVAVMPSLGLEGFGLATVEALACGTPVLGSRAGATPELLEPLGGELLFEAGCVASLAGRLRRVLEEPGRLPSRERCAAYGRGFEWRRQVEACERLGLALVEGREG
- a CDS encoding glycosyltransferase → MKVLVLGKYYPPHHGGIETLTKTSCEGYARCGDDVSCVVANDAGRTVREVLNGVRVRRCAAWGTVFSLPVSPGYLASGRQEGDVVQMHFPNPLADLALWLGRRAAPWVVTYHSDVVRQASVQRGYRPLMDWMLGRAARIVVATPPQREASPVLRRYRDKCEVIPFGLDLERFARQGAEPAGMAEALAEAAGRPVLLNIGRLVEYKGQRYLIEALRGLDAVGWLVGSGPLRGELEEQARGLGVRDRVRFWGEVDDEALPALLRACDVFVLPSITPNEAFGLVQVEAMACGKPVVSCRLESGVPYVNRDGETGWVVAPADAEALASALETLCADRALRARFGEAGRLRARDEFALEKMVSRYRDLFARVRAERRDGG